Proteins encoded by one window of Halobacteriovorax sp. GB3:
- the lpdA gene encoding dihydrolipoyl dehydrogenase: protein MSQEFDVVVIGSGPGGYVGAIRCAQLGMKTAIVEKYNTLGGTCLNVGCIPSKAWLDSSERYHQMAHEAADHGIETGKLKLDVKKMSSRVAKVVEGITGGVQFLMKKNKIEVFHGHGSFKDANTVVVKGEKEVEIKAKKFIIATGSKPTSLPFAEIDKERIITSTEALKLEEVPKHMIVIGGGVIGLELGSVFQRLGAEVSVVEYAKDIIATMDKDCSKHLQRALKKDGMKFHLDHGVTEVTRKGKKVIVKAKANKDGKELVLEGDYCLVAVGRRPYTDGLGLENAGVKMDERGRIETNGHLQTSAPHIYAIGDVVKGAMLAHKAEEEGVFVAELLNNEKPHIDYNLIPGVIYTWPEVAAVGKTEQELKDSKVPYKSGSFPFMASGRAKASNESEGFIKVLAHKDTDEILGVHMVGPRVADIINEAVVAMEFRASAEDVGRICHAHPTYSEALKEAALAASDNRALNM from the coding sequence ATGTCTCAAGAATTTGATGTAGTTGTAATTGGTTCAGGTCCAGGTGGTTATGTAGGAGCGATTCGTTGTGCTCAACTTGGAATGAAAACAGCAATTGTAGAAAAGTATAATACACTCGGTGGAACATGCTTAAATGTTGGATGTATTCCTTCAAAAGCGTGGTTAGACTCATCTGAGAGATACCATCAAATGGCCCACGAAGCTGCGGATCACGGAATTGAAACAGGAAAGCTTAAGCTTGATGTTAAGAAAATGAGTTCTCGTGTTGCTAAGGTTGTTGAGGGGATCACTGGTGGTGTTCAATTTCTTATGAAGAAAAATAAGATTGAGGTTTTCCACGGTCATGGTTCTTTTAAAGATGCCAATACTGTTGTTGTTAAAGGTGAGAAAGAAGTTGAGATTAAGGCAAAGAAGTTTATTATTGCCACTGGTTCAAAGCCAACATCTCTTCCTTTTGCTGAAATTGATAAAGAAAGAATCATTACCTCTACGGAAGCTCTTAAGCTTGAAGAAGTACCAAAGCACATGATCGTTATTGGTGGTGGTGTTATTGGTCTTGAGCTTGGTTCTGTTTTCCAAAGACTTGGTGCTGAAGTGTCTGTCGTTGAATATGCAAAAGACATTATCGCCACAATGGATAAAGACTGCTCAAAGCACCTTCAACGTGCTCTTAAAAAAGATGGTATGAAGTTTCATCTTGATCATGGCGTTACAGAAGTAACGAGAAAAGGTAAGAAAGTTATTGTTAAGGCAAAAGCTAATAAAGACGGAAAAGAACTCGTTCTAGAGGGGGATTACTGTCTTGTTGCTGTTGGACGTCGTCCTTACACTGATGGTTTAGGTTTAGAAAATGCTGGTGTGAAAATGGATGAAAGAGGACGCATTGAAACAAATGGTCATCTTCAAACAAGTGCTCCACATATCTATGCGATTGGTGATGTTGTTAAAGGAGCTATGCTTGCTCATAAAGCTGAGGAAGAAGGTGTCTTTGTTGCTGAGCTTTTAAATAATGAAAAGCCACACATTGATTACAACCTTATTCCAGGTGTTATCTATACTTGGCCAGAGGTTGCAGCTGTTGGAAAAACAGAGCAAGAACTTAAGGATTCAAAAGTTCCTTATAAGTCGGGATCTTTTCCTTTTATGGCCTCAGGAAGAGCGAAAGCTTCTAATGAGTCTGAAGGATTTATCAAAGTTCTCGCACATAAAGATACTGATGAAATTCTTGGAGTTCATATGGTTGGTCCAAGAGTTGCTGATATCATCAATGAAGCGGTCGTTGCGATGGAATTTAGAGCTTCTGCTGAAGATGTTGGGCGCATTTGCCATGCTCACCCGACGTATTCTGAAGCGCTTAAAGAAGCGGCCCTCGCCGCAAGTGATAATCGCGCACTCAATATGTAA
- the odhB gene encoding 2-oxoglutarate dehydrogenase complex dihydrolipoyllysine-residue succinyltransferase has translation MSVKITIPSIGESITEVTLASWTVADGDYVNEGDIIAEIESDKATLEMPCEESGVIKLLVEEDTDLAIGATIAEVDTSAAAPAGGAEKSEAPAEAAPVESAPAAATGGDKNYPSPAARKILDEKGVDAQSVSGTGKDGRITKADAMNASAAKKSAPAGAPAQEAPSASVAFSREQRVEKMSRLRKTIASRLTEAKNSTAMLTTFNEIDMHNVMELRKRYKEQFGKKHDIGLGFMSFFTKACTMALKDFPAVNAQINGENIIYHDYADIGIAVSTPKGLVVPVVRNAESLSLAGIEKDIKRLALKGRDGKLTVDEMQGGTFTITNGGVFGSMLSTPIINIPQSAILGMHNIVERPVAINGEVVVHPVMMVALSYDHRIIDGRESVGFLKTVKELIEDPARMLLDV, from the coding sequence ATGAGTGTTAAAATTACGATCCCAAGTATTGGTGAATCAATTACAGAAGTTACCCTTGCTTCATGGACTGTTGCTGATGGCGACTATGTTAATGAAGGTGATATTATTGCTGAAATCGAGTCAGATAAAGCAACACTTGAAATGCCATGTGAAGAATCAGGTGTAATTAAGCTTCTCGTAGAAGAAGATACAGACCTAGCTATCGGTGCAACGATTGCTGAAGTTGATACTTCTGCGGCGGCACCTGCTGGTGGTGCTGAAAAATCAGAAGCTCCTGCTGAGGCTGCTCCTGTCGAATCTGCTCCTGCGGCTGCAACGGGTGGAGATAAGAATTATCCTTCTCCTGCTGCGAGAAAGATTCTTGATGAAAAAGGTGTTGATGCTCAATCTGTTTCAGGAACTGGAAAAGATGGAAGAATCACGAAAGCCGATGCTATGAATGCAAGTGCAGCGAAAAAATCAGCTCCTGCTGGTGCTCCTGCACAAGAAGCTCCAAGTGCTTCTGTTGCTTTTTCAAGAGAGCAGAGAGTTGAAAAAATGTCTCGTCTTAGAAAGACAATCGCTTCAAGACTTACTGAGGCTAAAAACTCTACGGCGATGCTAACTACTTTTAATGAAATCGACATGCACAATGTAATGGAGCTTCGTAAGAGATATAAAGAACAATTTGGAAAGAAGCACGACATTGGTCTAGGTTTCATGAGCTTCTTTACTAAAGCTTGTACAATGGCCCTTAAGGACTTTCCTGCTGTAAATGCTCAAATCAATGGCGAAAATATTATTTATCATGACTATGCAGATATTGGGATTGCCGTTTCAACTCCAAAGGGACTTGTTGTTCCGGTGGTTAGAAATGCTGAATCTCTAAGCCTTGCTGGAATTGAAAAAGATATTAAAAGACTGGCCCTTAAGGGGCGTGATGGAAAGTTAACTGTAGATGAAATGCAAGGTGGAACATTCACGATTACTAATGGTGGTGTTTTCGGTTCAATGCTTTCAACTCCAATTATTAATATTCCACAATCAGCAATTCTTGGGATGCACAATATTGTTGAAAGACCTGTTGCTATTAATGGGGAAGTTGTTGTTCACCCTGTCATGATGGTTGCTCTTTCATATGACCACAGAATTATCGATGGTCGTGAATCTGTTGGATTCCTAAAGACGGTTAAGGAATTAATTGAAGATCCAGCAAGAATGCTACTAGACGTTTAA
- a CDS encoding 2-oxoglutarate dehydrogenase E1 component, with protein MKNLDFTHLSSSDITYIDSLYEQYQQNPEEVEHSWLKFFQGFEFAANTGAGGASEVSETKLRKEFNVFRLIQAYRSRGHLLSDTNPIRPRRDRDARISLSYYDLTEKDLDSVFMVGEFVGLGPSKLKDIVAHMQAIYCGKIGIEFSHINNTDVRRWVREKFETGAKSVNFPIDKKKRILSKLNEANVFESFLQTKYTGQKRFSLEGGETTIPALDALINKGSELGAKEFVIGMAHRGRLNVLANIIGKTYEYIFSEFEGNSIEQQQHQGDGDVKYHMGFTSIKKASNDEEVTLKILPNPSHLETISPVATGYCRAQIDIAYDNDESKIVPIVIHGDAAVAGQGIVYETLQMSELEGYRAGGSIHFVINNQIGFTTDFTDARSSNYSTSVAKMLDIPVIHVNGDEPEEVVFACELAMEFRQKFKKDVFVDMVCYRKHGHNEGDEPKYTQPHLYGLISKAKNPRELYLDKLLTSGAMNKELAKEMQDEFKNLLSDRFNNVKQAELPKKKKGPHQEWKNLRWSKAEDFDQSPKTAVKKADLEKILEAITTVPEGFKTLRKAQKLLDGRKKFFNGDAIDWSMAEMFAYGSLLMEGSNIRFTGQDVIRGTFSHRHAKVFDENTNTPYCGLDNITEDQGRVHIYNSLLSEYAVVGFEYGYSQGTPHALNIWEAQFGDFSNGAQILIDQFISAAESKWQRMSGLVLLLPHGYEGAGPEHSSCRPERYLQMCAEYNMVVGNFTKPANLFHALRRQLKWEFRKPLVVFTPKSLLRHPACTSTVEDFTKGSFQELIDDESVKAKDVKKVLFCTGKVFYDLLKKQEEDKRKDVAIVRLEQLYPLPEKKIAEVLKKYKGASCLWVQEEPVNMGYWTYLLRWRDTFKDFDVVARKASASPATGYSATHIREQEEIVTKAFK; from the coding sequence ATGAAAAACCTAGATTTTACCCATCTATCAAGTTCCGACATTACTTACATTGATTCTCTGTATGAGCAGTATCAACAAAACCCTGAAGAGGTTGAGCACTCGTGGCTTAAATTCTTTCAAGGATTTGAATTCGCTGCCAATACTGGAGCAGGTGGTGCAAGTGAAGTTAGTGAAACGAAACTAAGAAAAGAATTTAATGTTTTTAGATTAATCCAGGCCTACAGGTCTAGAGGACATCTTCTTTCTGATACAAACCCTATTCGTCCAAGAAGAGATCGTGATGCAAGAATTTCTCTTTCGTATTACGACCTAACTGAAAAAGACTTAGACTCTGTTTTCATGGTTGGTGAATTTGTTGGACTAGGTCCCTCGAAATTGAAAGATATCGTTGCTCACATGCAAGCAATCTATTGTGGAAAAATTGGGATTGAATTTTCTCATATTAACAACACAGATGTTCGCCGTTGGGTAAGAGAGAAATTTGAAACAGGTGCTAAGTCTGTCAATTTTCCAATCGATAAAAAGAAGAGAATTCTCTCTAAGCTAAATGAAGCGAATGTTTTCGAATCTTTTCTTCAAACAAAGTACACGGGACAAAAACGTTTCTCACTTGAAGGTGGTGAAACGACAATTCCAGCTCTTGATGCTCTTATTAACAAAGGGAGTGAGCTTGGTGCTAAAGAATTTGTTATCGGTATGGCCCACCGTGGACGTCTCAATGTTCTAGCTAACATTATCGGAAAAACATACGAGTATATTTTCTCTGAATTTGAAGGGAACTCAATTGAACAGCAACAGCATCAAGGTGATGGTGATGTTAAATACCACATGGGATTTACTTCAATTAAAAAAGCATCTAATGATGAGGAAGTAACATTAAAAATTCTTCCAAACCCATCTCACCTTGAAACGATCTCTCCTGTTGCTACAGGTTATTGTCGTGCTCAAATAGACATTGCTTACGACAACGATGAATCAAAGATTGTTCCGATTGTTATTCATGGTGATGCAGCCGTTGCAGGACAAGGGATTGTTTACGAAACACTACAAATGTCAGAACTTGAAGGTTATAGAGCTGGTGGTTCAATTCACTTTGTTATCAATAACCAGATTGGTTTTACGACAGACTTCACAGATGCTCGTTCTTCAAACTACTCAACATCTGTAGCTAAAATGCTCGATATTCCAGTTATTCACGTAAATGGAGATGAACCAGAAGAAGTTGTCTTTGCTTGTGAACTAGCAATGGAATTCAGACAAAAATTTAAGAAAGATGTTTTTGTCGATATGGTTTGTTATAGAAAGCACGGACACAATGAAGGGGATGAGCCGAAATATACTCAACCACATCTTTATGGACTTATTTCTAAAGCTAAGAACCCAAGAGAGCTTTACCTAGACAAGCTCCTTACAAGTGGGGCAATGAATAAAGAACTAGCGAAAGAAATGCAAGATGAGTTTAAAAACCTTCTTTCAGATCGTTTCAATAATGTTAAGCAAGCAGAACTTCCTAAGAAGAAAAAAGGACCACACCAAGAGTGGAAAAATCTTCGTTGGTCTAAAGCTGAAGACTTTGATCAATCGCCAAAGACTGCTGTGAAAAAAGCTGATCTAGAAAAAATTCTTGAGGCCATTACAACTGTTCCTGAAGGATTTAAAACTCTAAGAAAAGCGCAAAAACTTCTCGATGGAAGAAAGAAGTTTTTCAACGGTGATGCAATCGATTGGTCGATGGCCGAAATGTTTGCTTATGGATCTCTTCTTATGGAAGGATCAAATATTCGTTTCACTGGTCAAGACGTTATTCGTGGTACGTTCTCACACCGTCATGCAAAAGTTTTTGATGAAAATACAAATACACCATATTGTGGTCTAGACAATATTACAGAAGATCAGGGGAGAGTTCATATTTATAACTCACTTCTTTCTGAATATGCTGTCGTTGGTTTTGAGTATGGATATTCTCAAGGAACGCCACACGCACTCAATATCTGGGAAGCTCAGTTTGGAGATTTCTCAAATGGTGCCCAAATCCTTATTGACCAATTCATCTCAGCTGCAGAGTCTAAGTGGCAAAGAATGAGTGGTCTTGTCCTTCTTCTTCCACACGGATACGAAGGTGCAGGTCCTGAACACTCTTCTTGTCGCCCTGAAAGATATCTTCAAATGTGTGCTGAATACAATATGGTTGTTGGTAACTTTACTAAGCCAGCAAACCTCTTTCACGCACTAAGAAGACAGCTAAAGTGGGAGTTTAGAAAACCACTTGTTGTTTTCACTCCAAAATCACTTCTTCGCCACCCCGCGTGTACTTCAACTGTTGAAGATTTCACTAAGGGGAGCTTTCAAGAGCTTATCGATGATGAAAGTGTTAAGGCCAAAGACGTTAAGAAAGTTCTTTTTTGTACAGGAAAGGTTTTCTACGATCTTCTGAAGAAACAAGAAGAAGATAAGAGAAAGGATGTTGCGATTGTTCGCCTAGAGCAGCTTTATCCTCTTCCTGAAAAGAAAATTGCTGAAGTGCTTAAAAAGTATAAAGGTGCTAGTTGCCTATGGGTACAAGAAGAACCGGTTAACATGGGTTACTGGACATACCTATTAAGATGGCGTGATACTTTCAAAGACTTTGATGTTGTTGCGAGAAAAGCTTCTGCTTCGCCTGCTACAGGTTACTCGGCAACTCACATAAGAGAACAAGAAGAAATCGTTACAAAAGCTTTCAAATAA
- the nqrM gene encoding (Na+)-NQR maturation NqrM encodes MKYFIITLGVLLITCLGMAVGYIFSKKELKGSCGGLGKIMGEDCMFCDKKEECDEDPELKGECVKLECTEDGKVELSVQQ; translated from the coding sequence ATGAAATACTTTATCATTACACTCGGTGTTCTATTAATCACATGTCTCGGTATGGCCGTCGGTTATATTTTTTCTAAAAAAGAACTCAAAGGTTCTTGTGGTGGACTTGGAAAAATTATGGGCGAGGACTGCATGTTCTGCGACAAAAAAGAAGAATGTGACGAAGACCCAGAACTAAAGGGTGAGTGCGTTAAGCTTGAGTGCACGGAAGATGGAAAAGTTGAACTTAGTGTTCAACAATAG
- a CDS encoding FAD:protein FMN transferase, which yields MKKLILICFLFSFIACQKENQISLQGKTMGTTYSVKLSSNESNLDQNKIHQDIDKILVHVNALMSTYIPTSEISQLNQSKKDIWFPIHKDFFHVLSFSMDVAEKTNGSFDPTLGPLVNLWGFGPDGKRKVPSQEELESTMSVVGHDKIELDPKKMAVKKSLDKVYVDLSASAKGYGVDAVSDYLLAKGIHNFMVEIGGEIRTSGQTKGRSWRIAIEAPHPDIVHESYQKVLPISNKALATSGDYRNFFVEGGKKYSHTIDFKTGKPARHTLASVSVVDESSCMKADAWATAFMAMGPVKAFELAEKLQVAAYFIYRLDGQKEEGFVTKATSEFKKMFEGESAQ from the coding sequence ATGAAAAAATTAATTCTTATTTGTTTTTTGTTTAGCTTTATTGCTTGTCAAAAAGAGAATCAAATCTCCCTTCAAGGCAAGACAATGGGGACGACTTACTCAGTCAAACTTTCTTCAAATGAAAGTAATCTAGACCAAAATAAGATTCATCAAGATATCGACAAAATTCTCGTTCACGTCAACGCTTTGATGTCGACTTACATTCCAACTTCAGAGATCTCACAATTAAATCAATCAAAAAAAGATATTTGGTTTCCCATTCACAAAGACTTCTTTCACGTTCTATCATTCTCTATGGACGTGGCAGAGAAAACGAATGGTAGCTTTGATCCAACTCTTGGACCTTTAGTTAATCTCTGGGGCTTTGGACCTGATGGAAAGAGAAAGGTTCCATCTCAAGAAGAACTAGAGAGTACGATGAGCGTCGTTGGTCATGATAAGATTGAATTAGATCCAAAGAAGATGGCCGTGAAAAAGAGCCTCGATAAAGTTTATGTGGATTTAAGTGCCTCTGCTAAAGGTTACGGCGTTGACGCTGTCAGTGATTACCTTTTAGCTAAAGGCATCCATAATTTTATGGTAGAAATTGGTGGAGAGATTCGTACAAGTGGTCAAACGAAAGGACGTAGCTGGCGCATAGCAATTGAAGCTCCGCATCCAGATATTGTTCACGAATCTTATCAAAAAGTCCTGCCTATTTCTAATAAGGCCCTGGCCACATCAGGTGATTATAGAAACTTCTTTGTCGAAGGTGGCAAGAAGTACTCGCATACGATTGACTTTAAAACTGGAAAGCCAGCTCGCCATACTTTGGCAAGCGTGAGCGTTGTAGATGAGTCAAGTTGCATGAAGGCCGATGCGTGGGCGACGGCTTTTATGGCCATGGGTCCAGTGAAGGCCTTTGAATTAGCAGAAAAACTACAGGTTGCCGCATATTTTATTTATCGACTGGATGGTCAAAAAGAAGAAGGATTTGTTACTAAAGCGACAAGCGAATTTAAGAAGATGTTTGAAGGGGAGTCTGCCCAATGA
- a CDS encoding sensor histidine kinase, which produces MLKETLLSTKWLDFNLENTENEENPNLFPLIIHVRLRWLMGSFLALVAMVSTLLKIVHFEQFYKVIFVLALSFLINNIQEQQLKSKGTLLLRTHFWQIAFDLFCASVIFYFLGGKENPLAPLILLSVVIGPLFLDFKESLVILIITWWSLFFQSYSPYFVNLEAVVNFSDQIGLIIIGTLIWSIMCWLSYALRQMLLRLLAIKAQNQKLDKLKALGALSAGFCHELATPFGTMNFCLKRMNENRSTEKDLEILNAAFNQCQNSLRSMLEMNSNEDQKILSPLSLKSFCESLLQEVCPSDFHYKIHSSLNEKVPLPKVPFSNCLIDLIENSLEAKATQIEIEIGSKAPFVFMNIQDNGQTISDYIIENLGEPFNTNKKMGTGIGLYNASLLMETLGGDLKISKNKTGGTCIHLKFLRERNFQ; this is translated from the coding sequence ATGCTTAAAGAAACTCTGCTTAGCACAAAATGGCTCGATTTCAATTTAGAGAACACAGAAAATGAGGAAAATCCTAATCTTTTTCCCCTGATTATTCACGTTCGTTTGCGCTGGCTCATGGGAAGTTTTTTGGCGCTAGTTGCCATGGTTTCAACACTCTTAAAAATTGTCCATTTTGAGCAGTTTTATAAAGTCATTTTCGTCCTCGCACTTTCATTTCTCATTAATAATATTCAAGAGCAGCAATTGAAATCAAAAGGGACCCTTCTCCTAAGAACTCACTTTTGGCAAATTGCATTTGACCTCTTTTGCGCAAGCGTTATTTTTTACTTTCTAGGTGGAAAAGAAAATCCTCTGGCCCCTCTCATTTTATTAAGTGTCGTCATAGGCCCCCTGTTTCTAGATTTCAAAGAAAGCCTTGTAATCTTGATCATTACTTGGTGGTCACTGTTCTTTCAATCTTATTCCCCCTATTTCGTAAATCTAGAGGCGGTGGTGAATTTCAGTGATCAGATAGGTCTTATCATCATAGGCACTCTTATCTGGTCAATTATGTGCTGGCTCTCCTACGCTCTAAGACAAATGCTTTTGCGACTCTTGGCCATTAAAGCGCAAAACCAAAAACTTGATAAATTAAAGGCCCTTGGAGCCCTCTCTGCTGGCTTTTGCCATGAATTGGCCACGCCTTTTGGAACAATGAATTTTTGCCTTAAAAGAATGAATGAAAATCGATCCACAGAAAAGGATCTAGAGATACTTAATGCGGCATTCAATCAATGCCAAAATTCACTTCGCTCCATGCTTGAGATGAATTCAAATGAAGATCAAAAGATTTTAAGCCCTCTTTCTCTTAAAAGTTTTTGTGAGTCTCTTTTGCAAGAAGTTTGCCCTAGCGATTTTCACTATAAAATCCACTCTTCACTCAATGAAAAGGTTCCACTGCCAAAAGTTCCTTTTAGTAATTGTCTCATCGACTTAATTGAAAATTCCTTGGAAGCCAAGGCCACTCAAATTGAGATTGAAATTGGTAGTAAAGCTCCGTTTGTTTTTATGAACATTCAAGATAACGGACAAACAATAAGTGACTATATTATTGAAAATCTCGGAGAACCTTTCAATACGAATAAAAAAATGGGTACTGGAATTGGTCTCTATAATGCAAGTCTTCTCATGGAAACTCTGGGGGGAGATCTAAAGATTTCAAAAAATAAAACAGGTGGCACGTGTATTCATCTCAAGTTTTTAAGAGAAAGGAATTTTCAATGA
- a CDS encoding response regulator transcription factor translates to MNVLIIEDDKNFATMLKMELEFKEVQCTHITSPQSIDQLKDQFDAIILDQRLESENGLDSIETLKLRWPNARLIILTGHGSISSTVSAIKCGADDYLIKPVDIDCLYAHLKGNQEEVQKALEETDMSLYRKEREHIEYVLKQCEGNITKAAKMLGLHRQSLQRKLRKYTPK, encoded by the coding sequence ATGAATGTCCTCATTATAGAAGACGATAAAAACTTCGCAACAATGCTTAAAATGGAACTCGAATTCAAAGAAGTCCAATGCACTCATATAACTTCTCCTCAATCCATTGATCAACTCAAAGACCAATTTGATGCTATTATTCTCGACCAAAGACTTGAAAGTGAAAATGGACTCGACTCTATTGAAACATTAAAGTTGCGATGGCCTAATGCTCGACTCATTATTTTAACCGGTCATGGAAGTATTAGCTCCACTGTCAGTGCCATCAAATGTGGAGCAGATGATTATCTCATTAAACCTGTTGATATCGACTGCCTGTATGCTCATCTAAAAGGGAATCAAGAAGAAGTTCAAAAGGCCCTAGAAGAAACTGACATGTCTCTTTATCGAAAAGAAAGAGAACATATTGAATATGTTTTAAAACAATGTGAAGGCAATATTACAAAGGCCGCTAAAATGCTTGGTCTCCATCGTCAAAGTCTGCAAAGAAAACTGAGAAAATATACACCGAAATAA
- a CDS encoding YiiD C-terminal domain-containing protein: MRLNQIENQIKDKIEMTKNLDFKLLSWQNNELRLSCPLSKNLNHHGSAFGGSLAMAAIVSGYSMTFMALEDGLGKDWGKDYVLVIKDYSCQYLRPVKNDIEARSIAKSSLIQFLSILKRKGKARLEVETFVEKDGEVQLKAQATYVAYKTS; the protein is encoded by the coding sequence ATGAGACTTAATCAGATTGAAAATCAAATCAAAGATAAGATTGAAATGACAAAGAATCTCGATTTCAAACTCCTGTCATGGCAAAATAATGAACTTCGTTTAAGCTGCCCTCTCTCTAAAAATCTCAACCATCATGGTAGCGCCTTCGGAGGTTCTCTTGCCATGGCCGCCATTGTCTCTGGCTATTCTATGACTTTTATGGCCTTAGAAGATGGTCTTGGAAAGGACTGGGGGAAAGATTACGTCCTAGTGATTAAAGACTATTCTTGTCAGTACTTGCGCCCTGTTAAAAATGATATTGAAGCACGCTCAATTGCTAAGAGTTCTCTCATTCAATTTCTTTCTATATTAAAGAGAAAGGGAAAGGCCCGTTTAGAAGTTGAGACGTTTGTTGAAAAAGATGGTGAAGTCCAATTAAAGGCACAGGCCACTTACGTTGCGTATAAAACTTCATAG
- a CDS encoding FKBP-type peptidyl-prolyl cis-trans isomerase, translated as MSVNWEKVSYILGQQIGADFKNQGVDINLEAFLQSFREAFNGEQIKMESGEITEVMQAFQAHMQAQEQERMQKAAEINLEESLAFLAENASNEGVVTLESGLQYRVLTEGTGKKPTGENSVVAHYEGKLINGVVFDSSVQRGQPATFPVNRVIAGWTEALQLMGEGAKWQLFIPAELAYGQAGAPPAIGPNQALIFEVELLEVQ; from the coding sequence ATGAGTGTTAACTGGGAAAAAGTCAGTTATATCCTTGGTCAGCAAATTGGTGCTGATTTCAAAAATCAAGGTGTTGATATTAATCTTGAAGCATTTCTTCAATCATTTAGAGAAGCTTTTAACGGTGAACAAATTAAAATGGAGAGTGGAGAAATTACTGAAGTAATGCAAGCTTTCCAAGCACATATGCAGGCTCAAGAGCAAGAGCGTATGCAAAAAGCAGCAGAGATCAACTTAGAAGAGTCACTTGCTTTTCTAGCTGAAAATGCTTCTAACGAAGGTGTTGTAACTCTAGAAAGTGGTCTTCAATACCGTGTTCTTACAGAGGGAACAGGAAAAAAGCCAACGGGTGAAAACTCAGTTGTTGCTCACTACGAAGGTAAGCTAATTAATGGTGTTGTTTTTGATTCTTCTGTTCAAAGAGGACAACCGGCAACATTTCCAGTTAACCGCGTGATCGCTGGTTGGACGGAAGCTCTTCAACTTATGGGAGAAGGGGCCAAGTGGCAACTTTTTATTCCTGCTGAACTTGCTTATGGACAAGCTGGAGCTCCTCCTGCAATTGGTCCAAACCAAGCACTTATTTTTGAAGTTGAACTTTTAGAAGTACAATAA
- a CDS encoding TIGR02147 family protein translates to MENNGLKLLKDELLKRQNKNPHYSLRSFAKFLEVAPGALSEILSGKRALSTKMTLKISKKLGLSNMEVKELFVEGNFQKRRELMLESDLFNVISNWYHFALLNLIDTKDFVWSVTWISKRLGISILQVKESLELLERVELIRKKESTYEVVEHGTIKSPEGIPSEAIKKYHDTILSKAKNSLYEQDIEERDISGISFVLNHKDLENLKEDIARFQDEIIEKYGQGKKEEVYHLEMALFRMSEKE, encoded by the coding sequence ATGGAAAATAACGGCCTCAAATTATTAAAAGACGAACTTTTAAAAAGACAGAATAAGAATCCTCATTATTCCCTGCGCTCTTTTGCCAAGTTTTTAGAAGTGGCCCCTGGTGCTCTTAGTGAAATTCTCTCTGGAAAGAGAGCTCTTAGTACTAAGATGACATTGAAGATTTCTAAAAAACTTGGTCTCTCAAATATGGAAGTCAAGGAACTCTTTGTTGAGGGCAATTTCCAAAAGAGAAGAGAGCTAATGCTAGAGAGTGACCTTTTTAATGTTATTTCTAATTGGTATCACTTTGCTTTATTAAACCTAATCGACACAAAAGACTTTGTCTGGTCTGTAACATGGATCTCAAAGAGGTTAGGGATATCTATTTTACAGGTTAAAGAGTCTCTCGAATTGTTAGAGAGAGTTGAGCTTATTAGAAAAAAAGAAAGTACATATGAAGTTGTTGAACACGGTACGATCAAGTCTCCAGAAGGAATTCCATCTGAGGCGATAAAGAAATATCACGATACTATACTGAGTAAGGCCAAGAATTCTCTTTATGAGCAGGATATTGAAGAGAGGGATATTTCAGGTATTTCTTTTGTTCTGAATCATAAAGACTTGGAAAATTTAAAAGAAGATATAGCTCGTTTTCAAGATGAAATTATTGAAAAGTATGGACAGGGAAAAAAGGAAGAGGTTTATCATTTAGAAATGGCCCTCTTTAGAATGAGTGAGAAAGAATGA